In Candidatus Sulfurimonas marisnigri, a single genomic region encodes these proteins:
- a CDS encoding LptF/LptG family permease, whose protein sequence is MLAFKYISFHYIKYFAIILLALILFLVGFDYMGSVDKLNISANLLLIYLVYKAFYAIDLLLPLSLIFAMISTKMLLIRSNSLVSFYSLGYSRIDILKPFVVVSTLIIVAFISIHAVSNFARANEFANNIRKNAQYLSPTRDLFFTYKDKFIYFSKMLPLQESAEGIRVFSFNNNSLKEVLVASKAMYRDKFWNIDKADVITKPDNVNFDSLGIKVTESENLKILKGFRPKMLDQVYEGKVNFTIKDAIDAYMLLRSQNINTDVIKSVIYKIFIYPFFVPCLIVIIFFFVPISVRFLNVSIFSFAAIIASLMVWAILFTLSELSNHKTIPGEIGIIAPIVILFFVSMRQWKKYSLST, encoded by the coding sequence ATGTTAGCTTTTAAATATATATCTTTTCATTACATAAAATATTTTGCAATTATTTTATTAGCGCTTATACTGTTTTTAGTTGGATTTGATTATATGGGCAGTGTGGATAAGTTAAATATATCTGCAAACTTACTCCTTATTTATTTAGTGTATAAGGCTTTTTATGCCATAGATTTACTTCTTCCTCTTTCACTTATATTTGCCATGATATCTACAAAAATGTTATTAATTCGCTCAAATTCATTGGTGTCTTTTTATTCTCTAGGTTACTCAAGAATTGATATTCTAAAACCTTTTGTTGTTGTCTCAACATTAATTATAGTAGCTTTTATCTCTATTCACGCTGTTTCAAATTTCGCAAGAGCAAATGAATTTGCAAATAATATTCGTAAAAATGCACAATATTTGAGTCCTACGAGAGATCTGTTTTTTACATATAAAGATAAATTTATATATTTTTCAAAGATGCTACCACTGCAAGAAAGTGCCGAAGGTATAAGAGTTTTTAGTTTTAATAACAACTCTTTAAAAGAGGTTCTAGTTGCTTCAAAGGCTATGTATAGAGATAAATTTTGGAATATCGATAAAGCAGATGTTATTACAAAGCCTGACAATGTAAACTTTGATTCACTAGGCATTAAAGTGACAGAGAGTGAAAATTTAAAAATCCTTAAAGGGTTCCGCCCTAAAATGTTAGACCAAGTTTATGAAGGCAAGGTTAACTTTACAATAAAAGACGCTATTGATGCATATATGCTCTTGAGGAGTCAAAATATCAATACTGATGTTATCAAAAGCGTGATTTATAAAATTTTTATTTATCCATTTTTTGTACCTTGTTTAATTGTAATAATTTTCTTTTTTGTTCCAATAAGTGTAAGGTTTTTAAATGTATCAATATTTAGTTTTGCAGCAATAATAGCATCACTTATGGTATGGGCAATTCTTTTTACGCTAAGTGAATTATCAAACCATAAAACTATTCCAGGTGAAATTGGTATAATTGCCCCTATTGTTATTCTCTTTTTTGTATCTATGCGGCAGTGGAAAAAGTACAGTTTATCTACATAG
- a CDS encoding sensor histidine kinase, whose protein sequence is MKYNIKNFFTSGHKFSEFELNLKYRYQIINIGLIISAVIFIYAIIVNIIRDIKVFIPIEGGMLFIVFILMFLLRKYRFMIKYVAVIMTAQFLFLFLYLIYYGYPDDLKHIWVIVFPAILLYFQPSKRIFCWLFAMIFLILMAPLQTIIEVQYSMYQVSYIVFVLVIESVLIHFYQLKMDESQKLILEQQKMLLDFNSELEKQVKEKTSELTELNESLEKKVAHKLEELTKKDKILETQSKQAVMGEMISMIAHQWRQPLSTITLQIANLQLDKLLGKEVSSEDTDGALSNISDTIVYLSETIDDFLTYFNNDKELVEVEVHELLQKALNFAMPRVKGKGIEIVIDKKADIYIKTYINEFIQVVLNILNNAIDAVDESKNDKPYINISIKSKDDFILLDISDNAGGISSENIPNLFEPYFSTKGKNGTGLGLYMSQMIVQKQFNGNIDVISSENGSTFTIKVPKDIS, encoded by the coding sequence ATGAAATATAATATAAAGAATTTTTTTACTAGCGGACATAAATTTAGTGAATTTGAACTTAATTTGAAATACAGGTACCAAATTATAAATATAGGACTTATTATCTCAGCTGTTATATTTATTTATGCAATCATTGTAAATATTATAAGAGATATCAAAGTTTTTATTCCCATTGAGGGAGGAATGCTTTTTATTGTCTTTATATTAATGTTTTTATTGAGAAAATATCGTTTTATGATTAAGTATGTTGCTGTAATTATGACTGCTCAATTTTTATTTTTGTTTTTATACCTTATTTATTATGGATATCCAGATGACTTAAAACATATATGGGTTATTGTGTTTCCAGCCATTTTATTATATTTTCAACCTTCAAAAAGAATATTTTGTTGGTTGTTTGCAATGATTTTCTTAATTCTTATGGCACCTTTGCAGACAATAATAGAAGTGCAGTATAGTATGTATCAGGTTTCATATATAGTTTTTGTTTTGGTTATTGAAAGTGTATTGATTCATTTTTACCAACTTAAAATGGATGAATCACAAAAACTTATTTTAGAGCAACAAAAGATGCTTTTGGATTTTAACTCTGAACTTGAGAAGCAGGTGAAAGAAAAAACCTCTGAATTAACAGAACTCAATGAATCACTTGAGAAAAAAGTTGCACACAAACTAGAAGAGTTAACAAAAAAAGATAAAATTTTAGAGACACAGTCCAAACAGGCAGTTATGGGTGAAATGATAAGTATGATAGCTCATCAATGGAGACAGCCGCTCTCAACAATTACTCTTCAAATAGCAAATTTACAGCTTGATAAATTATTAGGAAAAGAGGTAAGTAGTGAAGATACTGACGGAGCTTTAAGTAACATTAGTGACACAATAGTATATTTGTCAGAAACAATAGACGATTTTTTAACATATTTTAATAATGATAAAGAGTTGGTTGAGGTGGAAGTCCATGAACTACTTCAAAAAGCACTTAATTTTGCTATGCCTAGAGTTAAAGGTAAAGGTATTGAAATAGTTATAGACAAAAAAGCTGATATATATATAAAAACATATATAAATGAGTTTATTCAAGTTGTGTTAAATATTTTAAACAATGCTATTGATGCTGTTGATGAATCTAAAAATGACAAGCCATATATTAATATCAGCATTAAGAGTAAGGACGATTTTATTTTACTTGATATCTCAGATAATGCAGGTGGTATCAGTAGTGAAAATATACCAAATCTCTTTGAACCGTATTTTAGCACTAAAGGGAAGAACGGAACAGGTCTGGGCTTATATATGAGTCAGATGATTGTACAAAAGCAGTTTAACGGTAACATAGATGTGATAAGTTCTGAAAACGGTTCTACTTTTACTATAAAGGTTCCAAAAGATATATCTTAG
- a CDS encoding 50S ribosomal protein L25/general stress protein Ctc, translating to MLEGTIRESIGKKGTKALRRDGYLIANIYGKGLENIHAAFKMNEYVRTVRNKETLAFPVSIDGKEINVVVQSYEAHPLTSLLLHVDLMVAQPGVVTHYHVPVVPQGEAFGLKNKGLVNVSKPRLRVKAAIENVPNSITVDVTPMDVGDSRLIRDLAIIDNVKFTDSDRVAVVSIIKAK from the coding sequence ATGTTAGAAGGCACTATTAGAGAGAGTATTGGCAAAAAAGGCACGAAAGCGCTTCGCCGCGATGGATATCTAATTGCAAACATTTACGGAAAAGGGCTTGAAAATATTCACGCTGCATTCAAAATGAATGAATATGTCCGTACAGTTCGCAACAAAGAGACTTTAGCATTTCCAGTGAGTATAGATGGAAAAGAGATAAATGTTGTAGTACAATCGTACGAAGCACATCCATTAACATCTTTACTTTTACACGTAGATTTAATGGTGGCACAGCCAGGTGTTGTAACTCACTACCACGTACCAGTTGTACCACAAGGTGAAGCGTTTGGTCTTAAAAACAAAGGTCTTGTTAATGTTTCAAAACCTCGTTTAAGAGTTAAAGCTGCAATCGAGAATGTTCCAAACAGCATTACTGTTGATGTGACTCCAATGGATGTTGGCGATTCTAGACTTATTCGTGATTTAGCTATAATTGATAACGTTAAATTTACTGATTCAGATCGCGTAGCTGTAGTAAGTATAATTAAAGCTAAGTAA
- a CDS encoding HAD-IIA family hydrolase — MYFIDVQGTLISDTDKSPIRGSIEFIEMLNKKKIPYMILTNNTKKDSRDFYAFLQSIGFSFEFSKYIDPLMLLDARVKREAVAAYGTKEFLETLAIKGYSLNYENPKTVLLSIKDDFTADEYAQIIDFLLSGASLVGMHETSIYAKNNKRYPGVGAILKMLEFATSVSYEVVGKPSESFYKEALKMMHIQDDSAEFGDITIISDDVKGDLGGAKEMGMKTIFVTSGKYKTADEIIPFLEPALRPDSVYADMQEILEHKNMEIV; from the coding sequence TTGTATTTTATAGATGTTCAGGGAACTTTGATTAGTGATACAGATAAATCTCCAATACGCGGAAGTATAGAGTTTATAGAGATGTTAAATAAAAAAAAAATTCCATACATGATTCTTACAAATAATACAAAAAAAGATTCTAGAGATTTTTATGCGTTTTTACAATCAATAGGTTTTAGTTTTGAGTTTTCTAAGTACATTGATCCATTAATGCTTTTAGATGCCCGTGTAAAAAGGGAAGCCGTTGCTGCTTATGGGACAAAGGAATTTTTAGAGACATTGGCTATAAAGGGGTATTCACTTAATTATGAAAATCCAAAGACTGTTTTACTCTCAATAAAAGATGATTTCACAGCTGATGAGTATGCACAGATTATAGATTTTTTATTAAGTGGAGCCTCTTTGGTCGGAATGCATGAAACGTCAATATATGCTAAGAACAACAAAAGGTATCCAGGTGTTGGAGCTATTTTAAAGATGCTTGAGTTTGCTACATCGGTAAGTTATGAGGTTGTTGGAAAACCAAGTGAGTCTTTTTATAAAGAGGCTTTAAAAATGATGCATATACAAGATGATAGTGCTGAATTTGGTGACATAACTATCATCAGCGATGATGTTAAAGGTGATCTTGGTGGAGCTAAAGAGATGGGAATGAAAACTATATTTGTTACAAGTGGAAAATATAAAACAGCAGATGAAATAATTCCATTTTTAGAGCCAGCACTAAGGCCAGACTCTGTTTATGCTGATATGCAAGAAATTTTGGAACACAAGAATATGGAGATAGTATGA
- the pth gene encoding aminoacyl-tRNA hydrolase, translated as MLIVGLGNPGPNYEQTRHNIGFMVIDELVSRMNANKFSSNTSFNGELFKFSNHFLLKPLTFMNLSGNSIAAVKKFYKIEDVVVIHDDLDLPFGTIRFKKGGGHGGHNGLKSTDEKISREYIRVRMGIGKPEHKGEVSSYVLSDFNSKEKDHISEWISFACEAVECLLQNSLEDVSSKYTIKKFQLK; from the coding sequence ATGCTTATAGTCGGACTGGGTAATCCTGGCCCGAACTATGAACAAACTCGCCATAATATTGGGTTTATGGTTATTGATGAACTAGTCTCTCGCATGAATGCAAATAAATTCTCCAGCAACACTTCATTTAACGGTGAACTTTTCAAATTTTCAAATCATTTTTTATTAAAACCACTTACTTTTATGAATCTCTCCGGTAACTCCATAGCTGCAGTTAAAAAATTTTATAAAATTGAAGATGTTGTTGTAATACATGATGATTTAGATTTACCATTTGGTACAATAAGATTTAAAAAAGGTGGCGGGCATGGTGGACATAATGGACTCAAGTCTACCGACGAGAAAATATCTCGTGAATATATTAGAGTTAGAATGGGTATAGGAAAACCAGAGCATAAAGGTGAAGTTTCCTCTTATGTTTTAAGTGATTTTAATTCAAAAGAGAAGGATCATATTAGTGAATGGATCTCTTTTGCATGCGAGGCAGTTGAATGTTTACTGCAAAATTCACTTGAAGATGTTAGCTCTAAATATACAATTAAAAAATTTCAGCTAAAATAA
- a CDS encoding transaldolase — protein sequence MYIEDLKFSLWADFIERDYLDNEFKDLINSGTINGATSNPAIFKNAILNSPAYKEQLSTLTSLTPKEKYEAVAIYDIQKAADILKPLYDVGDDGYVSIEVDPFLCDDSDATIKEGKRLFAEINRKNVMIKVPATEAGYPAMQELTSCGIPVNATLIFKKEQAISCAKAFEAGVANNGNKVDTVISVFVSRVDRALDEELAKNGVEVALSGIYNSADIYTEVQSMNVSGCRTLFASTGVKDDSLPAHYYIEKLLAHNSVNTAPIDTIKAFAENGGSKSALPLSPVIINEHFKNIESLGIDFNGVLDKQIADGLEQFKDAFKEILESL from the coding sequence ATGTATATAGAAGATTTAAAGTTTTCGCTCTGGGCTGATTTTATAGAGAGAGATTATTTAGATAATGAATTTAAAGATTTAATAAATAGCGGAACTATCAATGGTGCAACTTCTAATCCTGCAATATTTAAAAATGCTATTTTAAATTCACCTGCATATAAAGAGCAGTTGTCAACTCTAACCTCTTTAACTCCAAAAGAGAAGTATGAAGCAGTAGCAATATATGATATACAAAAAGCAGCAGATATCCTTAAGCCTCTTTATGATGTTGGAGATGATGGCTATGTAAGTATAGAAGTTGACCCTTTTCTTTGTGATGATTCAGATGCAACAATTAAAGAAGGAAAGCGCCTTTTTGCAGAGATAAATCGTAAAAATGTGATGATTAAAGTGCCTGCTACTGAGGCAGGCTACCCCGCCATGCAAGAGCTTACATCTTGTGGTATTCCAGTTAACGCAACTCTTATATTTAAAAAAGAACAAGCTATATCTTGTGCAAAGGCTTTTGAAGCAGGAGTTGCAAATAATGGAAATAAAGTTGACACTGTTATAAGTGTTTTTGTAAGTCGCGTGGATAGAGCATTGGATGAAGAGCTTGCAAAAAATGGCGTTGAAGTTGCACTTAGTGGAATATATAACAGTGCTGATATTTATACAGAGGTTCAGAGTATGAATGTTAGTGGATGCAGAACACTCTTTGCAAGCACAGGGGTAAAAGATGATTCACTACCAGCTCATTACTATATAGAAAAGCTTTTAGCACACAACAGTGTTAATACAGCGCCTATCGACACCATAAAAGCATTTGCAGAAAATGGCGGTAGTAAAAGTGCTCTTCCACTTTCACCTGTGATTATAAATGAGCATTTTAAAAATATAGAGAGTTTAGGAATTGACTTTAATGGAGTTTTAGATAAACAGATAGCTGATGGATTAGAGCAATTTAAAGATGCATTTAAAGAGATATTGGAGTCATTATGA
- a CDS encoding aminodeoxychorismate synthase component I, translating into MTFDDLNSLGIQREPFLFICDFKAENLKVIRLDELDKYDVEFCIEENYDIKQYNNTIQKYPIGFAEYKRQFDYVQERIKSGNTYLLNLTASTPIKTNLSLKEIFQNANAHYKLRYEDKENKFVCFSPEKFIQIKDGTIHTYPMKGTIDASVIGAKQKILDNKKEMAEHVMVVDLLRNDLSIVAEDVHVKKFRYVKAIEAGDKKLLHVSSHISGMVSENWHEKIGDILKSLLPAGSISGAPKKSTLEIIKQVENYERGYFSGVFGVYDGESLDSGVMIRFIQKTKDGYIYKSGGGITLDSNAKSEYKELLDKVYLP; encoded by the coding sequence ATGACATTTGACGACTTAAACTCTTTAGGAATACAAAGAGAGCCATTCTTATTTATTTGTGACTTTAAAGCAGAAAATTTAAAAGTTATTCGTTTGGATGAACTTGATAAATATGATGTTGAGTTTTGCATAGAAGAAAACTACGATATAAAACAATATAATAATACAATACAAAAGTATCCTATAGGGTTTGCTGAGTACAAAAGGCAGTTTGATTATGTACAAGAGAGAATAAAATCTGGTAATACTTATCTTCTTAATTTAACTGCTTCAACGCCAATAAAAACAAATTTGAGCCTAAAAGAGATTTTTCAAAATGCCAATGCTCACTATAAGTTAAGATATGAGGACAAAGAAAATAAATTTGTCTGCTTCTCTCCTGAAAAATTTATTCAGATAAAAGATGGCACAATTCACACGTACCCAATGAAGGGGACTATTGATGCTTCAGTTATAGGTGCTAAGCAAAAGATATTAGATAACAAAAAAGAGATGGCAGAACATGTTATGGTAGTTGATTTACTTAGAAATGATCTCTCAATAGTTGCTGAAGATGTACATGTAAAAAAGTTTAGATATGTAAAAGCTATAGAAGCTGGAGATAAAAAACTTCTACATGTAAGCTCTCATATAAGTGGAATGGTTAGTGAAAATTGGCATGAAAAAATAGGTGATATTTTAAAATCACTCTTGCCGGCGGGAAGCATAAGCGGCGCTCCTAAAAAGAGTACTTTAGAAATTATTAAACAGGTTGAAAATTATGAACGTGGGTATTTTAGCGGAGTATTTGGTGTTTATGACGGAGAATCACTTGATAGTGGAGTAATGATTAGATTTATACAAAAGACTAAAGATGGCTATATCTATAAGAGTGGTGGTGGAATTACGTTAGATAGTAATGCTAAAAGTGAATATAAGGAACTTTTAGATAAAGTTTATTTACCATAA
- the pheA gene encoding prephenate dehydratase, giving the protein MKTLDECRVVIDSIDDEILELLNKRMKVVERVGEIKNDTGGAIYRPEREKAIIERLSEKSVKSGGLLNKNAIEAIFLEVFAVSRNLELPERIAYLGPEGSFTHQAAESRFGAMSDYLSLGSIYSVFKTLESKRAKFGVVPIENSRDGIVGETLDLLAKSSVKIVSELYMPIHMSFATKARSLEDIKKIYSKDKGFGQCREFLQEHGFANIELIPVESTAKAAILAAEDENSAAICSHIAAKLYGVPTMFDDIEDDIGSQTRFVILSDFKNAISSEDKTSILVRLKDGIKAGSLVHFLQDFDEKNINLSKIESRPSKDEGGFGYWFFIDFYGHIDDDDIQSVLQKHDGEVTWLGSYTKGDGIEI; this is encoded by the coding sequence ATGAAAACTTTAGATGAATGTCGGGTTGTTATTGATTCTATTGATGATGAGATATTAGAACTTCTTAACAAAAGAATGAAAGTTGTTGAGCGTGTAGGTGAGATAAAAAATGATACAGGCGGAGCTATTTACAGACCTGAACGTGAAAAGGCAATTATTGAGAGATTGTCAGAAAAAAGTGTCAAGAGCGGAGGGCTTTTAAACAAGAATGCAATTGAAGCAATATTTTTAGAAGTTTTTGCAGTTTCTAGAAATTTAGAACTTCCGGAGAGAATTGCATATTTGGGACCAGAAGGAAGTTTTACTCACCAAGCAGCGGAGAGCCGATTCGGTGCTATGAGTGACTACCTCTCTCTAGGCTCTATTTATTCAGTATTTAAGACACTTGAATCAAAGAGAGCTAAGTTTGGTGTTGTGCCTATTGAAAATTCAAGAGATGGAATAGTTGGTGAGACACTAGACTTGCTTGCAAAAAGTTCTGTAAAAATTGTATCCGAGCTGTATATGCCAATTCATATGTCATTTGCAACAAAAGCGAGAAGCCTTGAGGATATCAAAAAAATATACTCAAAAGATAAGGGTTTTGGGCAGTGTAGAGAATTTCTTCAAGAGCATGGCTTTGCGAATATAGAGCTTATTCCAGTTGAATCAACAGCTAAGGCAGCAATACTCGCAGCAGAAGATGAAAACTCTGCTGCAATATGCAGTCATATTGCAGCAAAACTATATGGTGTTCCAACAATGTTTGATGATATTGAGGATGACATAGGCTCGCAAACAAGATTTGTAATACTCAGTGACTTTAAAAATGCAATAAGCTCTGAGGACAAGACTTCAATCTTAGTTAGACTAAAAGATGGTATAAAAGCTGGTTCACTTGTACATTTTTTACAAGATTTTGATGAAAAAAATATAAATCTATCTAAAATTGAGTCTAGACCATCGAAGGATGAAGGTGGCTTTGGTTATTGGTTTTTTATAGATTTTTATGGGCATATTGATGATGATGATATTCAGAGTGTATTGCAAAAACACGATGGAGAAGTGACTTGGTTAGGTAGTTATACAAAAGGTGATGGCATTGAAATTTAA
- a CDS encoding type IV pilus twitching motility protein PilT translates to MSENKNEVDISQLTFEQLKKIRAYLKKLIDNGGSDLHVKANGVIRARINGKIVQFSGSIFTYEEAMTLAKEILRGRYAEFVENKEVDLVYQFDEHNRFRVNIFFQMDGPSAVFRVIPMKIPNFDDMGYPEIVRTLTDEGRGMVLVTGATGSGKSTTLAAMINEINTKEQQHIITIEDPIEFVHKDRGCIINQRSVGQDTLSFDRALRAALREDPDIILVGEMRDRETVELALHAADTGHLVFSTLHTIDAKETINRIIAMFPTDEQNRVRLSLSGVLKGIVSQRLIPTIDNKRVAAMEILVKTPMIEKLIVENRDYEIKDAIEKGREHYGSQSFDQHILDIYNEGIITKEKAKDYATSASDLELRMSGLNSGKATGTNPNDEGKARAYNEDIFDLK, encoded by the coding sequence ATGAGTGAAAATAAAAATGAAGTAGATATTAGTCAATTAACGTTTGAACAGTTAAAAAAGATAAGAGCTTATCTTAAAAAGCTTATTGATAATGGTGGAAGTGATTTACATGTAAAGGCCAATGGAGTTATTCGCGCAAGAATTAATGGAAAGATTGTCCAGTTCTCTGGAAGTATATTTACATACGAAGAGGCTATGACGCTTGCTAAAGAGATTCTAAGAGGCAGATATGCAGAATTTGTTGAGAACAAAGAGGTGGATTTAGTATATCAATTTGATGAGCATAATCGTTTTCGTGTAAATATTTTCTTTCAGATGGATGGACCATCAGCGGTCTTCCGTGTTATTCCAATGAAAATACCTAACTTTGATGATATGGGTTATCCAGAAATTGTAAGAACTCTTACCGATGAGGGAAGAGGGATGGTTTTGGTTACCGGAGCAACAGGTAGTGGAAAATCAACAACTCTCGCAGCGATGATAAATGAGATTAACACTAAAGAGCAGCAACATATTATAACTATTGAAGACCCTATTGAATTTGTCCATAAAGATAGGGGGTGTATAATTAATCAGCGCTCTGTAGGTCAAGACACTCTCTCTTTCGATAGAGCACTAAGAGCTGCTCTTCGTGAAGACCCTGATATTATTCTTGTTGGGGAGATGCGTGACCGTGAGACTGTGGAGCTTGCTCTTCATGCTGCTGATACAGGTCACCTAGTGTTCTCAACACTACACACAATTGATGCAAAAGAGACTATTAACCGTATTATTGCAATGTTTCCAACTGACGAACAAAATCGTGTTAGGCTCTCTTTATCAGGAGTTCTAAAAGGTATTGTATCACAAAGGCTAATTCCAACTATAGACAATAAGCGAGTCGCTGCTATGGAAATTTTAGTTAAAACTCCGATGATAGAAAAACTAATAGTTGAAAACCGTGATTATGAGATAAAAGATGCAATAGAAAAAGGTCGTGAACATTATGGGTCACAAAGTTTTGATCAGCATATTTTAGATATATATAATGAAGGAATAATTACAAAAGAAAAAGCGAAAGATTATGCAACAAGCGCATCTGATTTAGAACTTAGAATGAGTGGGCTAAATAGTGGAAAAGCTACTGGAACTAATCCTAATGATGAAGGAAAAGCAAGAGCTTATAACGAAGATATATTTGATTTAAAATAA
- the lysA gene encoding diaminopimelate decarboxylase → MINFKELANEHKTPLYIYDLDYMTKQYGDLKDAFKGRKSIMAYAVKSNSNLSIVKHFADLGSGADCVSIGEVRRAFLAGVPAYKIIFSGVGKSDDEIREAIEKDILYINVESEAELGRVELIAKELNSTSRISIRVNPNIDPQTHPYISTGLHDNKFGVELDTAKRMYIRANNSQYLDPVGIHFHIGSQLTELKPIYESAEIVADLVRSLSNIKIELKFFDIGGGLGVKYDDEITIAPYDYAQAILGTLKGLDLTVICEPGRFLTANAGYFLTKVLYEKQNGAKRFVVVDGAMNDLLRPSLYNAYHKIEVITDSESELSKADVVGPVCESGDFFAKDYQLPVLEHNDLLVVHSAGAYGFGMGSNYNTRGRSAEVALEDGKARLIRKRENFEDLIALEKDLLV, encoded by the coding sequence ATGATAAATTTTAAAGAGTTAGCAAACGAGCATAAGACACCACTTTATATATATGATTTAGACTATATGACTAAGCAGTATGGGGATTTAAAAGACGCTTTTAAGGGTAGAAAATCAATTATGGCATATGCTGTAAAATCAAACTCAAACCTTAGTATAGTTAAGCACTTCGCAGATTTAGGAAGTGGAGCAGATTGTGTATCCATTGGTGAAGTTCGCCGTGCATTTCTAGCCGGAGTACCTGCTTATAAAATTATTTTTTCTGGTGTTGGAAAGAGCGATGATGAGATTCGTGAAGCTATAGAAAAAGACATTCTTTATATAAATGTTGAGAGTGAAGCTGAACTTGGCCGTGTAGAACTTATTGCAAAAGAGTTAAACTCTACATCTAGAATCAGCATAAGAGTAAACCCTAATATTGACCCGCAAACTCACCCATATATATCAACAGGACTGCATGATAACAAGTTTGGTGTTGAGCTTGACACAGCAAAAAGAATGTATATTCGTGCAAACAACTCTCAATATCTAGACCCTGTTGGGATTCATTTTCACATAGGATCTCAGCTTACAGAACTTAAACCAATTTATGAGTCTGCTGAAATTGTAGCTGATTTAGTTCGTTCTTTGTCAAATATAAAAATTGAGTTAAAGTTTTTTGATATTGGTGGAGGACTTGGCGTAAAATATGATGATGAAATTACAATAGCTCCTTATGACTATGCGCAAGCAATATTAGGAACATTAAAAGGCTTGGATTTAACAGTAATCTGTGAACCAGGTAGATTTTTAACAGCAAATGCTGGATACTTTTTAACCAAAGTTTTATATGAAAAACAAAATGGAGCAAAAAGATTTGTTGTAGTTGATGGTGCTATGAATGACCTTCTTCGTCCAAGTCTTTATAATGCTTACCACAAAATAGAAGTGATTACGGATAGTGAATCAGAGCTAAGTAAGGCCGATGTTGTCGGCCCAGTTTGTGAGAGCGGTGACTTCTTCGCAAAAGATTATCAGCTACCAGTTTTAGAGCATAATGATCTATTGGTTGTTCATAGCGCTGGGGCTTACGGCTTTGGCATGGGCAGTAACTATAACACAAGAGGCAGAAGTGCTGAGGTTGCATTAGAAGACGGTAAAGCAAGACTCATACGTAAACGTGAAAACTTTGAAGATTTAATAGCTTTAGAGAAAGATCTTTTGGTTTAA